In Caldilineales bacterium, one DNA window encodes the following:
- a CDS encoding DUF4058 family protein yields the protein MPSPFPGMDPYLEGQLWPDVHHRLATRISNDLTPALRPHYVARIETQVIIDRGARADLGIFYPDVSVLSRPQPILHEAAVDYQRQAQPAPAPPLAAVITPASFWLPLSTQEMRTANIEIRETGSGRLVTAIEILSPANKRAPGLENYRAKRDRLIVDGVHLLEIDLLRRGERAETDPLVVRCDYVISLARARATMMEVWQVGLAESLPVVPVPLLAPDPDIPLDLQAALAAIYDEAGYDLSIDYTQYPPPPPLRPEDHEWLRALLAAKQGVAP from the coding sequence ATGCCATCACCTTTTCCGGGCATGGACCCGTATCTCGAAGGCCAGCTTTGGCCAGATGTCCATCATCGCCTCGCGACGCGCATCAGCAATGACCTGACGCCAGCGTTGCGCCCCCATTATGTCGCCCGCATCGAAACCCAGGTCATCATCGACCGCGGCGCCCGCGCCGACCTGGGCATCTTCTACCCCGATGTCAGCGTCCTCAGCCGTCCGCAGCCCATCCTGCACGAAGCGGCGGTGGACTACCAGCGCCAGGCCCAGCCCGCCCCGGCCCCGCCCCTCGCCGCTGTCATCACCCCGGCCTCGTTCTGGCTCCCCCTCTCCACCCAAGAGATGCGCACGGCCAACATCGAAATCCGCGAAACCGGCAGCGGCCGCCTGGTCACGGCCATCGAGATCCTCTCGCCCGCCAACAAACGGGCGCCGGGGCTGGAAAACTACCGCGCCAAGCGCGACCGGCTGATCGTCGACGGCGTCCATCTGCTCGAAATCGACCTCCTGCGTCGCGGCGAGCGGGCCGAGACCGACCCACTGGTGGTGCGATGCGACTACGTCATCTCGTTGGCGCGGGCGCGGGCGACGATGATGGAAGTCTGGCAAGTGGGCCTGGCCGAGAGCCTGCCGGTCGTCCCCGTCCCCCTGCTGGCCCCCGACCCCGACATCCCCCTCGACCTGCAAGCCGCCCTGGCGGCGATCTACGACGAAGCAGGTTACGACCTCTCCATCGACTACACCCAGTACCCGCCTCCCCCGCCCCTCCGCCCCGAAGACCACGAATGGCTGCGGGCGCTGCTGGCAGCCAAACAGGGGGTCGCACCGTGA
- the argC gene encoding N-acetyl-gamma-glutamyl-phosphate reductase, protein MKLSIGIIGATGYTGFELLQILHRHPHARIAWATSESSVGKRLSELYPTPDDTPLIRQEEAPLAAADVVFLCLPHVASMEAVAQVRAAGVRAIDLSADFRLPDPAVYERWYGHRHTQPDLLAEAVYGLCETNRAQIREAMLVGNPGCYPTTVNLGLWPLAKAGVLGPRLIADSKSGVSGAGRALKLASHFVEVNENLSPYSIGYSHRHIAEMELVLGPHVPGLNVTFSPHLLPVNRGILSTLYVDVDPTLSPAAVHDLYAETYAGEPFIHLLPPGQTATLRHTVGSNRCAIALTPLPTPGQWIITASEDNLIKGASGQAVQNMNLMFGLDETAGLG, encoded by the coding sequence ATGAAACTCTCCATCGGCATCATCGGCGCCACCGGCTACACCGGCTTCGAGCTGTTGCAGATTCTCCACCGCCATCCCCATGCCCGCATCGCCTGGGCGACCTCGGAATCGTCCGTGGGCAAGCGGCTGAGCGAGCTCTACCCCACACCCGACGACACCCCCCTCATCCGGCAGGAGGAGGCGCCGCTGGCCGCGGCCGACGTTGTCTTTCTCTGCCTGCCGCATGTGGCCAGCATGGAGGCCGTGGCCCAGGTGCGGGCGGCGGGCGTGCGCGCCATCGATCTCTCGGCCGATTTCCGCCTGCCCGACCCGGCCGTCTACGAGCGCTGGTACGGCCACCGCCATACCCAGCCCGACCTGCTGGCCGAGGCCGTGTATGGGCTGTGCGAGACCAACCGGGCGCAGATTCGGGAGGCGATGCTGGTGGGGAACCCCGGCTGCTATCCCACCACCGTCAATCTCGGCCTCTGGCCGCTGGCGAAGGCCGGTGTGCTCGGCCCGCGCCTCATCGCCGACTCGAAATCTGGGGTCAGCGGCGCCGGTCGGGCGCTCAAACTGGCCTCGCACTTCGTCGAGGTCAACGAAAACCTCAGCCCCTACAGCATCGGCTACAGCCACCGCCACATTGCCGAGATGGAACTGGTGCTGGGGCCGCATGTGCCGGGCCTGAACGTCACCTTCTCGCCCCATCTGCTGCCGGTCAACCGCGGCATCCTCTCCACCCTCTATGTCGATGTCGATCCCACCCTCTCCCCCGCCGCCGTGCATGATCTCTACGCCGAAACCTATGCCGGCGAGCCGTTCATCCATCTCCTCCCGCCCGGCCAAACGGCCACACTCCGGCATACCGTCGGCAGCAATCGCTGCGCCATCGCCCTGACGCCCCTGCCCACGCCCGGCCAGTGGATTATCACCGCCAGCGAGGACAACCTGATCAAAGGCGCCAGCGGCCAGGCCGTGCAGAACATGAACCTGATGTTCGGGCTGGACGAAACGGCGGGGTTGGGGTGA
- a CDS encoding B12-binding domain-containing radical SAM protein, which produces MRVALINPRFRLPIDTRTTAHLGLAYLGAVSERRGDEVRIFDADIEEQSLEEFMQEFRPHVVGITANTPQVKQAWRHAAQIKAVHDVPIVIGGPHPSVAAEDLDFESARNANVDLVVRGEGEDAWLEICNKIEVFMRDQEDYSATAMMDPAKGLWEDVLGVTYKSADGKLHRNPDRPAINDLDGLPWPAYHLFKMNKYTNLQPATDHVDGARSFSILTSRGCPYRCTFCSQSIMPIKWRSRTPENVLAEWRHLVEDLGAQEIGVLDDSANIRKKRLHELADLLITNQLNHVPWIFVNGIRANLADYDLMSKLKQAGLKRTAFGVETGNAEILKQIDKNVDHDTIRQAFKVCKEVGLETIGFFIIGLPGENRHTMQDTINFAIELDPLIANFSMMTPYPGTAVYSQVKREGRLLLKDWEDYVFFEQKARYEMGEMTAELVEEMYRKAYRSFYLRPSPIIRRLKTRDFWFNLPRNLRIARNTFVPKAEKTELRRKIEAQALL; this is translated from the coding sequence ATGCGTGTTGCACTCATCAACCCTCGCTTCCGCCTGCCCATCGACACCCGCACCACCGCCCACCTGGGCCTTGCCTACCTGGGCGCCGTCTCCGAGCGGCGGGGCGATGAGGTCCGCATCTTCGACGCCGACATCGAAGAGCAGTCACTGGAAGAATTCATGCAGGAATTTCGCCCGCATGTCGTCGGCATCACCGCCAACACCCCCCAGGTCAAACAGGCCTGGCGCCATGCCGCCCAGATCAAGGCCGTGCACGATGTCCCCATCGTCATCGGCGGCCCCCATCCCAGCGTTGCCGCCGAAGACCTGGATTTCGAGTCGGCCCGGAACGCCAACGTCGATCTGGTGGTGCGCGGGGAGGGCGAAGATGCCTGGCTGGAAATCTGCAACAAGATCGAAGTCTTCATGCGCGACCAGGAAGACTACTCGGCCACGGCGATGATGGACCCGGCCAAAGGGCTGTGGGAGGACGTTTTGGGCGTCACCTACAAGAGCGCCGATGGCAAACTGCACCGCAACCCCGATCGCCCGGCCATCAACGACCTGGATGGCCTGCCCTGGCCGGCCTATCATCTGTTCAAGATGAACAAGTACACGAACCTGCAGCCCGCCACCGACCATGTCGATGGCGCCCGCAGCTTCAGCATCCTCACGAGCCGCGGCTGCCCCTACCGCTGCACCTTCTGCTCACAATCGATCATGCCGATCAAGTGGCGCAGCCGCACCCCCGAGAATGTGCTGGCCGAGTGGCGTCATCTGGTCGAGGACCTGGGCGCACAGGAGATCGGCGTGTTGGACGACAGCGCCAACATCCGCAAAAAGCGCTTGCACGAACTGGCGGATTTGCTGATCACCAACCAACTCAACCATGTGCCCTGGATTTTCGTCAACGGCATCCGCGCCAACCTGGCCGACTACGACCTGATGAGCAAGCTCAAGCAGGCAGGGCTGAAGCGCACCGCCTTTGGCGTCGAGACCGGCAACGCCGAGATCCTCAAGCAGATCGATAAGAACGTCGACCACGACACCATCCGCCAGGCCTTCAAGGTCTGCAAAGAGGTGGGGTTGGAGACCATCGGCTTCTTCATCATCGGGCTGCCTGGCGAAAACCGCCACACCATGCAGGACACGATCAACTTTGCCATCGAACTGGACCCGCTGATCGCCAATTTCAGCATGATGACGCCCTACCCCGGCACGGCCGTCTACAGCCAGGTCAAACGCGAAGGGCGACTGTTGCTCAAAGACTGGGAAGACTACGTCTTCTTCGAGCAGAAGGCGCGCTACGAGATGGGCGAGATGACGGCAGAACTGGTGGAGGAAATGTATCGCAAGGCCTATCGCAGCTTCTATCTGCGGCCATCGCCGATCATCCGCCGCCTGAAGACCAGGGATTTCTGGTTCAACCTGCCCCGCAACCTCCGCATCGCCCGCAACACCTTCGTCCCCAAAGCCGAAAAGACCGAACTTCGCCGCAAGATCGAGGCCCAGGCCTTGCTCTAG
- the argB gene encoding acetylglutamate kinase has protein sequence MNNKPIHMIKIGGNQLDDREFLAGFVETVQAIQEKNIRPVIVHGGGQEIVRLHDELGVPFDTVQGLRVTTEQSLRLVKMALNGIANLRVVRWLVNGGVEAIGLNGVDLGLVRVEKYELEGVDLGRVGKVVRVQAEKLTPLLEAGLVPVISPISLGLDGLSYNVNADHVAEAVAIALKASSLVFITNVPGVLVAGRPMRVLASDQIEDLIFGHFITGGMIPKVRAAAEAVAHGLPNTLITDLTAYAQGEGTFIVQHS, from the coding sequence ATGAACAACAAACCCATCCACATGATCAAAATCGGCGGCAATCAGCTCGATGATCGGGAGTTTCTGGCCGGTTTCGTCGAGACGGTGCAGGCCATCCAAGAGAAGAACATCCGCCCGGTTATCGTCCACGGCGGGGGCCAGGAGATCGTGCGGCTGCACGACGAACTCGGCGTCCCCTTCGACACGGTGCAGGGCCTGCGCGTGACCACCGAGCAATCGTTGCGGCTGGTGAAGATGGCCTTGAACGGCATCGCCAACCTGCGCGTGGTGCGCTGGCTGGTCAACGGCGGCGTCGAGGCCATCGGTCTGAACGGCGTCGATTTGGGCCTGGTGCGGGTCGAGAAATACGAGCTGGAGGGCGTCGATCTGGGCCGGGTGGGCAAGGTGGTGCGCGTCCAGGCCGAGAAACTGACGCCGCTGCTCGAGGCCGGCCTCGTCCCTGTCATCTCGCCCATCAGTCTGGGGCTGGACGGCCTGAGCTACAACGTCAACGCCGACCATGTGGCCGAGGCCGTCGCCATTGCCCTGAAAGCGAGCAGCCTGGTGTTCATCACCAATGTGCCGGGGGTGCTGGTGGCCGGCCGGCCGATGCGCGTCCTCGCCTCCGACCAGATCGAAGACCTGATCTTCGGCCATTTCATCACCGGCGGGATGATCCCCAAAGTGCGGGCGGCGGCAGAAGCTGTGGCGCATGGCCTGCCAAATACCCTCATCACCGATCTGACTGCCTATGCCCAGGGCGAGGGCACCTTCATCGTCCAGCACTCCTGA
- the carA gene encoding glutamine-hydrolyzing carbamoyl-phosphate synthase small subunit produces MAAGAAGSQTGGRTVIALLVLADGAVFEGEAFGAAATTVAEVVFNTSMTGYQEIITDPSYRGQMVAMTAPHVGNTGVNPEDIESARPWLSGFIVRELSPVVSNWRASEALSGYLARHGIPGLSEIDTRALTRRLRQTGSLHGALCTDGSRSSEELLALARGWGGTEGRDLVQEVTCAAPYRWEEESDPAWIAQPDLSGFANLKGLDYPHVVAYDYGLKYNILRRLTAHGCRVTVVPAATPAAAALTLAPDGVFLSNGPGDPAGLPYAAQAVAELLHHDLPIFGICLGHQILGLAVGGETYKLKFGHHGGNQPVRDCQNGRVQITSQNHNYAVRAESLPPGAEITHLNLNDGTVEGLRLRDRPVFSVQYHPEASPGPHDADDLFARFVAAMLQRLA; encoded by the coding sequence ATGGCTGCGGGCGCTGCTGGCAGCCAAACAGGGGGTCGCACCGTGATCGCCCTGCTCGTCCTGGCTGATGGCGCCGTCTTCGAGGGGGAAGCCTTCGGGGCCGCGGCGACGACCGTGGCCGAGGTCGTCTTCAACACCAGCATGACCGGCTACCAGGAGATCATCACCGACCCTTCGTACCGCGGGCAGATGGTGGCGATGACGGCGCCGCATGTGGGCAACACCGGCGTCAACCCCGAAGATATCGAATCGGCCCGGCCCTGGCTCAGCGGCTTCATCGTGCGCGAACTCAGCCCGGTCGTCAGCAACTGGCGCGCGAGCGAGGCCCTGTCCGGCTATCTCGCCCGCCACGGCATCCCCGGCCTCAGCGAGATCGACACCCGCGCCCTCACCCGCCGCCTGCGTCAGACCGGCAGCCTGCACGGCGCCCTCTGCACCGACGGCAGCCGCAGCAGCGAGGAACTGCTGGCCCTGGCCCGCGGCTGGGGGGGAACCGAGGGCCGGGATTTGGTGCAGGAAGTGACTTGCGCGGCCCCGTATCGCTGGGAAGAAGAAAGCGACCCGGCTTGGATCGCGCAGCCAGACCTTTCAGGTTTTGCAAACCTGAAAGGTCTTGATTACCCCCACGTCGTCGCCTACGACTACGGCCTCAAATACAACATCCTCCGCCGCCTCACTGCCCACGGCTGCCGGGTGACGGTCGTCCCCGCCGCCACCCCCGCCGCCGCTGCCCTGACTCTGGCCCCGGATGGCGTCTTCCTCTCCAACGGCCCCGGCGACCCGGCCGGGCTGCCCTACGCCGCCCAGGCTGTGGCCGAACTGCTGCACCACGACCTGCCCATCTTTGGCATCTGCCTGGGCCACCAGATTTTGGGGCTGGCGGTGGGCGGCGAGACCTACAAACTCAAGTTCGGGCATCACGGCGGCAACCAGCCGGTGCGGGATTGCCAGAACGGGCGGGTGCAGATCACCAGCCAGAATCACAACTACGCCGTCCGGGCCGAGTCACTGCCGCCGGGCGCCGAGATCACCCACCTGAACCTGAACGACGGCACGGTGGAGGGGCTGCGGCTGCGCGATCGCCCCGTCTTCTCGGTGCAATACCATCCCGAGGCCTCGCCCGGCCCGCACGACGCCGATGACTTGTTTGCGCGCTTTGTGGCCGCTATGCTGCAGCGTCTCGCTTGA
- a CDS encoding B12-binding domain-containing radical SAM protein — translation MRIAFIGPKWNELVNAYPPLGLGYLAAVAEQDGHECRIFDFGLRPQRPLEEEVQDVIAFRPDLVAFTSMTTSFASVESSAAMLKEATGVTTIIGGPHATSLPYETLANPHLDYLVYGGGEHIFLDFLHELGAGGSNWGGIQGLWYKQDGELISGGERPAIKDLDALPFPARHLFELDKYPLYAPNGEPMLTVLSSRGCPWNCSFCFKGIVGRTYHQRSPENITAELQHIIDTYGVRNFYFIDDLFTIDVKRLNAIMDHFIEQKMDVLWRCLARVDRVNPDLLKKMRKAGCRQIHYGIESGNSEVLKRTAKHINLNQVREAVRWTDEAGIHSKGYFILGLPGDTVETMEETIEFAASLDLSEAMFSIATPMPGTQLWEELLQKRPETKYDADFTKSYYYNSYLSEIAPFMNVSDVSDDVLSQMAIRARERFLEAKKRRMYRQSFGDTTGNLLWSVSRVAPIRKVGSALTKAGFFGAFRRTKDAYFGAASWS, via the coding sequence ATGCGAATCGCTTTCATTGGCCCCAAATGGAATGAGTTGGTCAACGCCTACCCGCCGTTGGGGCTGGGCTATCTGGCGGCGGTGGCCGAGCAGGATGGCCACGAGTGCCGCATCTTCGATTTTGGTCTGCGCCCCCAGCGCCCCCTGGAAGAAGAAGTCCAGGATGTGATCGCTTTCCGGCCCGACCTGGTGGCCTTCACCTCGATGACGACCAGTTTCGCCAGCGTCGAGTCATCGGCGGCCATGCTAAAGGAGGCCACCGGCGTCACCACCATCATCGGCGGGCCGCACGCCACCTCGTTGCCCTACGAAACCCTGGCCAACCCGCACCTTGATTATCTGGTCTACGGTGGGGGCGAGCACATCTTCCTCGATTTCCTGCACGAGTTGGGGGCGGGCGGAAGCAACTGGGGTGGGATCCAGGGGCTGTGGTACAAGCAGGACGGCGAACTGATCAGCGGCGGCGAACGCCCGGCGATCAAAGACCTCGATGCGCTGCCTTTCCCCGCTCGCCATCTCTTCGAACTGGACAAATATCCCCTCTACGCCCCTAATGGCGAACCGATGCTGACCGTGCTCAGCAGTCGCGGTTGCCCCTGGAACTGTTCGTTCTGTTTCAAGGGCATCGTCGGCCGCACCTACCACCAGCGCAGCCCCGAAAACATCACCGCCGAGCTGCAACACATCATCGATACCTACGGGGTGCGCAATTTCTACTTCATCGACGATCTCTTCACCATCGACGTCAAGCGCCTTAACGCCATCATGGACCACTTCATCGAGCAGAAAATGGACGTACTTTGGCGCTGTCTGGCCCGCGTCGACCGCGTCAATCCCGACCTGCTGAAGAAGATGCGCAAGGCCGGCTGCCGGCAGATTCACTACGGCATCGAGAGTGGCAACTCTGAGGTGCTCAAACGCACGGCCAAGCACATCAACCTCAACCAGGTGCGCGAGGCGGTGCGGTGGACGGACGAAGCGGGCATCCACAGCAAGGGTTATTTCATTCTTGGCCTGCCGGGCGATACGGTCGAGACCATGGAAGAGACGATCGAGTTTGCCGCCAGCCTGGACCTGAGCGAAGCAATGTTCTCGATCGCCACCCCCATGCCGGGCACCCAACTCTGGGAAGAACTGCTGCAAAAACGCCCCGAAACCAAATACGACGCCGACTTCACCAAGAGCTACTACTACAACAGCTATCTGTCCGAAATCGCCCCGTTCATGAATGTCTCGGACGTGAGCGACGATGTCCTCAGCCAGATGGCCATCCGCGCCCGCGAGCGGTTCCTGGAAGCCAAGAAGCGGCGCATGTACCGCCAGAGTTTTGGCGACACCACTGGCAATCTGTTGTGGAGCGTCTCGCGCGTGGCCCCCATCCGCAAAGTGGGCAGCGCCCTGACCAAAGCCGGCTTCTTTGGCGCCTTCCGCCGCACCAAGGACGCCTATTTCGGCGCGGCGTCGTGGAGTTAG
- a CDS encoding N-acetyltransferase, with translation MLIRPAVPADVQPICDLVNGFADQNLMLHRTPGQVQHALRDFLVAEEDGRVVGCGYLAYLSPDLVEIRSLAVSSSVQGSGLGGQLVQRLVEMARARGVRQVCALTLVPGFFARQGFARVDRWSISPKIWGECVYCPKFHACDEIAVLRVVGE, from the coding sequence ATGCTCATCCGCCCCGCCGTCCCCGCTGACGTGCAGCCGATCTGCGATCTGGTGAACGGCTTCGCCGACCAGAACCTGATGCTGCACCGTACGCCCGGCCAGGTGCAACACGCGCTGCGCGACTTCCTGGTGGCGGAGGAGGACGGCCGGGTGGTAGGCTGCGGCTACCTGGCCTATCTCAGCCCCGACCTGGTCGAGATCCGTTCGCTGGCCGTGAGCAGCAGCGTCCAGGGCAGCGGCCTGGGCGGGCAGCTGGTGCAACGGCTGGTGGAGATGGCGCGGGCGCGTGGGGTCAGGCAGGTCTGCGCCCTCACCCTCGTCCCCGGCTTTTTCGCCCGCCAGGGTTTCGCGCGCGTCGACCGCTGGTCGATCAGCCCCAAAATCTGGGGGGAATGCGTCTATTGTCCGAAATTCCATGCTTGCGATGAGATTGCGGTGTTGAGGGTGGTTGGGGAGTAG
- a CDS encoding type II toxin-antitoxin system Phd/YefM family antitoxin gives MPRIITATEAKTHMGAILDWAVEHEDEVIVQAHGQPKAVIISFAAYQKTRSQQEIMRRQAALARLEALAQRQGSKNQDLGQAEAEALAERFSRETFADMVAEGQVQYGG, from the coding sequence ATGCCGCGGATCATCACCGCCACCGAGGCCAAAACACACATGGGTGCCATCCTCGATTGGGCAGTCGAGCACGAGGACGAGGTCATCGTCCAGGCGCACGGCCAGCCCAAAGCCGTCATCATCAGTTTCGCCGCCTATCAGAAGACGCGCAGCCAACAGGAAATCATGCGACGGCAGGCAGCCCTGGCGCGCCTGGAGGCGTTGGCGCAGCGGCAGGGAAGCAAGAATCAGGATCTGGGGCAGGCCGAGGCCGAGGCGCTGGCAGAGCGATTCAGCCGCGAGACCTTTGCCGACATGGTGGCAGAGGGTCAAGTCCAGTACGGCGGCTAG
- a CDS encoding putative toxin-antitoxin system toxin component, PIN family has protein sequence MRVLLDANIFISFLLHPARQSPSSRLIRAALAGRFTLLLPEALLAEFSDRARNKPYLAGRITAADLEALAAILGAVAETVPALTTPIPAVTRDAKDDYLLAYAVVGDADFLVTGDADLLALGEVGNMRIMTPRVFLEWLGGGV, from the coding sequence ATGCGCGTTCTGCTCGACGCCAACATCTTCATCAGCTTTTTGCTCCATCCCGCCCGCCAAAGCCCCAGCAGCCGGCTGATCCGGGCGGCGCTGGCCGGACGCTTCACCTTGCTGTTGCCAGAGGCACTGCTGGCGGAATTCAGCGACCGCGCACGGAACAAGCCCTATCTGGCCGGGCGCATCACAGCGGCCGATCTCGAAGCCCTGGCTGCCATCCTCGGCGCCGTCGCCGAAACCGTGCCCGCCCTCACCACCCCCATCCCCGCCGTCACCCGCGACGCCAAAGACGATTACCTGCTCGCTTATGCTGTGGTGGGCGATGCCGATTTCCTGGTCACGGGCGATGCGGATTTGCTGGCGTTGGGCGAGGTGGGGAACATGCGGATCATGACGCCGCGGGTGTTTTTGGAATGGCTGGGGGGAGGGGTATGA
- a CDS encoding acetylornithine/succinylornithine family transaminase: MNPILELDQQFLVPAYARAPFVLAGGEGVWVEDSDGHRYLDLVAGIAVNALGYGDPEVVAALQEAATKPLHFSNLYLNEPMARLAARLVGVTSFAGRVHFQNSGAESNEAAIKFARKWAREHFGDGKTDVVAFSGGFHGRTMGALALTPRPKYQDPFRPLMPGARIAAFDDLDSAAQAIDDGVCAVVVETVQGEGGIHPATNEFLVGLRELTHRHNALLILDEVQCGVGRTGTFWAYEPYGILPDLLCAAKPLAAGLPIGAVLVTERVAQVIHAGDHGTTFAGGPFVSAVADVVVRRISDPAFLRHVQATGAYFKERLEEINSPHITEVRGRGLMLGVQLDIPAAPIIQAGYRHGLLLLNAGPDVLRLFPPLVITPAEVDIAVERLAAVLGER, encoded by the coding sequence ATGAATCCCATCCTCGAACTCGACCAACAGTTTCTCGTCCCGGCCTACGCCCGCGCCCCCTTTGTGCTGGCGGGCGGCGAGGGCGTTTGGGTGGAGGATAGCGACGGCCATCGCTATCTCGACCTGGTGGCGGGGATCGCCGTCAATGCCCTGGGCTATGGCGACCCTGAAGTAGTGGCCGCCCTGCAGGAAGCCGCCACCAAACCCCTGCATTTCTCCAATCTCTATCTGAACGAGCCGATGGCCCGCCTGGCCGCCCGGCTGGTGGGCGTCACCTCGTTCGCCGGCCGCGTGCATTTCCAGAACAGCGGCGCCGAGAGCAACGAGGCGGCGATCAAGTTTGCGCGCAAGTGGGCGCGCGAGCACTTCGGCGACGGCAAGACGGATGTGGTAGCGTTCAGCGGCGGTTTTCATGGCCGCACGATGGGCGCGCTGGCGCTGACGCCCCGGCCCAAGTACCAGGACCCTTTCCGCCCGCTGATGCCCGGCGCCCGCATCGCCGCCTTCGACGACCTCGACAGCGCCGCCCAAGCCATCGACGATGGCGTGTGTGCGGTCGTGGTCGAGACGGTGCAGGGCGAAGGCGGCATCCACCCGGCCACGAACGAGTTCTTGGTGGGGCTGCGCGAGCTGACCCATCGGCACAACGCTCTGCTGATCCTGGACGAAGTGCAGTGCGGGGTGGGGCGCACCGGGACGTTCTGGGCCTACGAGCCATACGGCATCTTGCCCGACCTCCTCTGCGCGGCCAAGCCGCTGGCGGCCGGGCTGCCCATCGGCGCCGTCCTGGTCACAGAGCGCGTGGCCCAGGTCATCCATGCCGGTGACCACGGCACGACCTTTGCTGGCGGCCCCTTTGTCAGCGCGGTGGCGGATGTGGTGGTGCGCCGTATCAGCGATCCGGCCTTTCTCCGCCATGTGCAGGCCACCGGCGCCTATTTCAAGGAACGGCTGGAGGAGATCAACAGCCCGCACATCACCGAAGTGCGCGGGCGGGGGCTGATGCTGGGCGTGCAGCTCGACATCCCCGCCGCGCCCATCATCCAGGCGGGCTATCGCCATGGGCTGCTGCTGCTCAACGCTGGCCCCGATGTCCTCCGCCTTTTCCCACCCCTTGTCATCACCCCGGCCGAAGTCGATATCGCCGTCGAGCGGCTGGCGGCGGTGTTGGGGGAGAGGTGA